The proteins below come from a single Papaver somniferum cultivar HN1 chromosome 11, ASM357369v1, whole genome shotgun sequence genomic window:
- the LOC113320163 gene encoding uncharacterized protein LOC113320163 isoform X1, with protein MDHCFHHCGALKSQRTVFFVSKEKISTPLFSLSFQLFQISMEKSDPLKSPESSGSVNSSIHYQTPPYYRSSSSSSSSPGIASLQRQKPRSLPPKSSIYNPVFLTPPPSSSSTVLTLEERVFYTNLLIEYTKLKNLYALCCTYAEMSSNDREVLEHENGTVRAITADLQNQLDLLEKSGRVTNESVGTNTVAPSSNNRLRVSSTPFVQGTELFIRAKMLELMIKRKGAHHSEIYPTKCRRRDDETRPAKRTSFRINDRDRKQYKDRRSTQMYEWG; from the exons ATGGACCATTGCTTCCACCATTGTGGAGCCTTAAAAAGCCAAAGAACAGTCTTCTTcgtttccaaagaaaaaattagTACTCCTTTATTCTCTCTCTCATTCCAACTGTTTCAAATCTCCATGGAGAAAAGCGATCCACTTAAATCTCCTGAGAGCAGTGGCAGTGTAAATTCGTCCATACATTATCAGACGCCACCGTATTACCGTTCATCATCGTCATCAAGTTCATCACCAGGTATTGCTTCTTTACAGAGACAGAAACCTCGTAGTTTGCCGCCAAAATCATCAATCTACAATCCAGTTTTTTTAACTCCtcctccttcatcttcttctactgTACTAAcactagaggaacgagttttctATACGAATCTCTTGATAGAGTACACCAAATTGAAGAATCTATATGCATTATGTTGTACTTATGCTGAAATGTCATCAAACGATAGAGAAGTTTTAGAGCATGAAAATGGTACTGTACGAGCAATTACGGCAGATCTTCAAAATCAGTTAGATCTATTAGAAAAATCTGGGAGAGTTACTAATGAATCTGTTGGTACAAATACGGTGGCTCCTTCTTCCAACAACCGACTTCGTGTTTCTAGTACACCATTCGTCCAGGGAACTGAG CTGTTTATCAGAGCAAAAATGTTGGAGTTGATGATCAAAAGAAAAGGGGCCCACCACTCAGAGATATATCCAACCAAATGTCGAAGACGCGATGATGAAACACGTCCGGCAAAGAGAACATCATTCAGAATAAATGATAGGGATCGAAAGCAGTATAAAGACAGAAGAAGCACACAGATGTATGAGTGGGGGTGa
- the LOC113320163 gene encoding uncharacterized protein LOC113320163 isoform X3 gives MDHCFHHCGALKSQRTVFFVSKEKISTPLFSLSFQLFQISMEKSDPLKSPESSGSVNSSIHYQTPPYYRSSSSSSSSPGIASLQRQKPRSLPPKSSIYNPVFLTPPPSSSSTVLTLEERVFYTNLLIEYTKLKNLYALCCTYAEMSSNDREVLEHENGTVRAITADLQNQLDLLEKSGRVTNESVGTNTVAPSSNNRLRVSSTPFVQGTELPTRPAAVYQSKNVGVDDQKKRGPPLRDISNQMSKTR, from the exons ATGGACCATTGCTTCCACCATTGTGGAGCCTTAAAAAGCCAAAGAACAGTCTTCTTcgtttccaaagaaaaaattagTACTCCTTTATTCTCTCTCTCATTCCAACTGTTTCAAATCTCCATGGAGAAAAGCGATCCACTTAAATCTCCTGAGAGCAGTGGCAGTGTAAATTCGTCCATACATTATCAGACGCCACCGTATTACCGTTCATCATCGTCATCAAGTTCATCACCAGGTATTGCTTCTTTACAGAGACAGAAACCTCGTAGTTTGCCGCCAAAATCATCAATCTACAATCCAGTTTTTTTAACTCCtcctccttcatcttcttctactgTACTAAcactagaggaacgagttttctATACGAATCTCTTGATAGAGTACACCAAATTGAAGAATCTATATGCATTATGTTGTACTTATGCTGAAATGTCATCAAACGATAGAGAAGTTTTAGAGCATGAAAATGGTACTGTACGAGCAATTACGGCAGATCTTCAAAATCAGTTAGATCTATTAGAAAAATCTGGGAGAGTTACTAATGAATCTGTTGGTACAAATACGGTGGCTCCTTCTTCCAACAACCGACTTCGTGTTTCTAGTACACCATTCGTCCAGGGAACTGAG TTACCTACTCGTCCTGCAGCTGTTTATCAGAGCAAAAATGTTGGAGTTGATGATCAAAAGAAAAGGGGCCCACCACTCAGAGATATATCCAACCAAATGTCGAAGACGCGATGA
- the LOC113320163 gene encoding uncharacterized protein LOC113320163 isoform X2, translated as MDHCFHHCGALKSQRTVFFVSKEKISTPLFSLSFQLFQISMEKSDPLKSPESSGSVNSSIHYQTPPYYRSSSSSSSSPGIASLQRQKPRSLPPKSSIYNPVFLTPPPSSSSTVLTLEERVFYTNLLIEYTKLKNLYALCCTYAEMSSNDREVLEHENGTVRAITADLQNQLDLLEKSGRVTNESVGTNTVAPSSNNRLRVSSTPFVQGTEQRVQLPTRPAAVYQSKNVGVDDQKKRGPPLRDISNQMSKTR; from the exons ATGGACCATTGCTTCCACCATTGTGGAGCCTTAAAAAGCCAAAGAACAGTCTTCTTcgtttccaaagaaaaaattagTACTCCTTTATTCTCTCTCTCATTCCAACTGTTTCAAATCTCCATGGAGAAAAGCGATCCACTTAAATCTCCTGAGAGCAGTGGCAGTGTAAATTCGTCCATACATTATCAGACGCCACCGTATTACCGTTCATCATCGTCATCAAGTTCATCACCAGGTATTGCTTCTTTACAGAGACAGAAACCTCGTAGTTTGCCGCCAAAATCATCAATCTACAATCCAGTTTTTTTAACTCCtcctccttcatcttcttctactgTACTAAcactagaggaacgagttttctATACGAATCTCTTGATAGAGTACACCAAATTGAAGAATCTATATGCATTATGTTGTACTTATGCTGAAATGTCATCAAACGATAGAGAAGTTTTAGAGCATGAAAATGGTACTGTACGAGCAATTACGGCAGATCTTCAAAATCAGTTAGATCTATTAGAAAAATCTGGGAGAGTTACTAATGAATCTGTTGGTACAAATACGGTGGCTCCTTCTTCCAACAACCGACTTCGTGTTTCTAGTACACCATTCGTCCAGGGAACTGAG CAACGGGTACAGTTACCTACTCGTCCTGCAGCTGTTTATCAGAGCAAAAATGTTGGAGTTGATGATCAAAAGAAAAGGGGCCCACCACTCAGAGATATATCCAACCAAATGTCGAAGACGCGATGA